From Rudanella lutea DSM 19387, a single genomic window includes:
- a CDS encoding 2-C-methyl-D-erythritol 4-phosphate cytidylyltransferase, protein MTHYAIIVAGGSGSRMQSAVAKQFLLLNGKPILQHTLEQFRAYSPDLRIILVLPARDLETWQALCAEHGFDVPVQTVIGGASRFQSVRNGLAAIDAPEGFVAVHDGVRPFVSTDIIRRGFETAAQTGSAVTCVPAKDSVRLVDEEGRSEAVDRSRVRLVQTPQTFRLDWFRQAFAVEEQPFFTDCASVLEYAHFPITLIEGDYANIKITTPDDLR, encoded by the coding sequence ATGACCCACTACGCGATCATTGTTGCCGGGGGCAGTGGCAGCCGTATGCAGTCGGCAGTAGCCAAGCAATTTTTGCTGCTCAACGGCAAGCCTATCCTGCAGCATACCCTCGAACAATTTCGGGCCTATTCACCCGATCTGCGCATTATACTGGTGTTGCCCGCCCGCGACCTCGAAACCTGGCAGGCCCTGTGCGCCGAGCATGGGTTCGATGTACCGGTACAAACCGTTATTGGCGGGGCCTCGCGGTTCCAATCCGTACGGAATGGGTTGGCGGCTATCGATGCACCTGAGGGGTTTGTGGCCGTGCACGACGGGGTGCGCCCTTTTGTATCGACCGATATTATCCGCCGGGGCTTTGAAACGGCGGCCCAAACCGGGAGCGCGGTCACCTGCGTACCGGCCAAAGACTCGGTGCGGCTCGTTGATGAAGAGGGGCGAAGTGAGGCCGTAGACCGGAGCCGGGTAAGGCTCGTGCAAACTCCGCAGACGTTCCGGCTCGATTGGTTTCGGCAGGCGTTTGCCGTAGAGGAGCAGCCTTTCTTTACCGACTGCGCCAGCGTACTCGAATACGCTCATTTTCCGATCACCCTGATCGAAGGGGACTACGCCAACATCAAAATCACCACCCCCGACGATTTGCGGTAG
- the queA gene encoding tRNA preQ1(34) S-adenosylmethionine ribosyltransferase-isomerase QueA: MKLSEFRFDLPESLIAKYPAERGEARLMVVHRKTKQIEHKMFSDLLSYFDDGDVMVINNTKVFPARLYGNKEKTGAKIEVFLLRELNREMKLWDVLVDPARKIRVGNKLYFGDSDLVAEVIDNTTSRGRTIRFLFDGSHEEFMKAVDELGEMPLPREIKRETEDADRERYQTVFAEHVGAVAAPTAGLHFTKAMMKRMEIKGIHFAPITLHVGLGTFRQVDVEDLTKHKTDSENYAIPSDSAQIVNTALDAGKRVCAIGTTSLKAIESSVSANSRLKPVEGWTDRFIFPPYDFKIANALLTNFHLPESILIMMASAFGGHEFMKEVYQTAIKEKYRFFSYGDAMLII, translated from the coding sequence ATGAAGCTATCTGAATTTAGGTTCGACTTGCCTGAGAGCCTGATCGCAAAGTATCCGGCGGAGCGCGGTGAAGCACGCTTAATGGTAGTGCACCGCAAGACAAAGCAAATCGAACACAAAATGTTCTCTGATCTGCTGAGCTATTTCGACGACGGCGACGTCATGGTGATTAACAACACCAAGGTGTTTCCGGCGCGATTGTACGGCAATAAAGAGAAGACCGGGGCCAAGATCGAGGTGTTCCTGCTACGCGAGCTCAATCGCGAAATGAAACTGTGGGATGTACTGGTGGACCCTGCCCGCAAAATTCGTGTTGGTAACAAACTTTATTTCGGCGACAGCGATCTGGTGGCCGAGGTAATCGATAATACAACCTCTCGGGGACGCACGATCCGGTTTTTGTTCGATGGCTCGCATGAAGAGTTCATGAAAGCAGTTGACGAACTGGGCGAGATGCCACTGCCCCGCGAAATCAAGCGCGAAACCGAAGATGCCGACCGTGAGCGGTATCAGACCGTTTTTGCCGAACATGTAGGCGCTGTAGCGGCACCAACGGCTGGTCTGCACTTCACCAAAGCCATGATGAAGCGTATGGAGATCAAAGGCATTCATTTTGCCCCGATCACCCTGCACGTGGGCCTCGGTACGTTCCGGCAGGTCGATGTAGAAGACCTGACCAAGCACAAGACAGATTCGGAAAACTACGCTATCCCGTCTGACTCGGCTCAGATTGTCAACACCGCCCTCGATGCGGGTAAGCGGGTGTGTGCCATCGGCACTACGTCGCTCAAGGCAATTGAGTCGTCGGTGTCGGCCAATAGCCGGTTGAAGCCCGTTGAAGGCTGGACCGACCGGTTTATCTTCCCGCCTTACGATTTCAAGATTGCCAACGCCCTGCTGACCAACTTCCACCTGCCTGAGTCCATTCTGATTATGATGGCAAGTGCGTTTGGTGGCCATGAGTTCATGAAGGAGGTGTACCAAACGGCCATCAAAGAGAAATACCGCTTCTTCAGTTACGGCGACGCTATGCTGATTATCTAA
- a CDS encoding DUF72 domain-containing protein codes for MEFGKAANIDQINFALPPGQAFNAQIWSQAMPAPRPTVYIGGPIWANRQYVGKIYPTTAKERDFLHHYTRQFNTIELNLTHYQIPTPAMITKWRTEAIAGASTRTAEQGGFVYCPKFPQLISHERMLVASEALTDEFVNAIMGLEENLGMSFLQLPPQFAPDKWPILETYLTNLPDELDVAVEFRHPDWFKKDVWPTTLEKLHGLHRHVVITDVAGRRDVLHMGLSSPVLTLRFIANEGHPSDYTRTDAWVQRLKTWFDKGLQTAYLFVHGGGDNDTAPELIRYWVRQLNECCGLNLREPQIQPQLVQGSLF; via the coding sequence ATGGAATTCGGAAAAGCCGCCAACATTGATCAGATCAACTTCGCGTTGCCGCCCGGTCAGGCGTTCAATGCCCAGATCTGGAGTCAGGCCATGCCCGCGCCCCGACCCACGGTCTACATCGGCGGGCCTATCTGGGCCAACCGGCAGTACGTTGGGAAAATATACCCGACTACGGCTAAGGAGCGCGACTTTTTGCACCACTACACCCGGCAGTTCAATACCATTGAGCTAAACCTGACGCACTACCAGATTCCGACGCCCGCCATGATTACCAAATGGCGTACCGAGGCCATTGCCGGTGCCAGCACCCGTACGGCCGAGCAGGGAGGCTTCGTATATTGCCCTAAGTTCCCACAACTGATCAGCCACGAACGGATGCTGGTGGCGTCTGAAGCCCTCACCGATGAGTTTGTGAATGCCATCATGGGCCTGGAAGAAAACCTGGGGATGTCGTTTCTGCAATTGCCCCCTCAGTTTGCCCCCGACAAGTGGCCGATTCTGGAAACATACCTGACCAACCTCCCCGACGAACTCGATGTGGCCGTGGAGTTTCGGCACCCCGACTGGTTTAAAAAAGATGTCTGGCCAACCACGCTCGAAAAACTGCATGGCCTGCATCGGCATGTGGTTATCACCGACGTAGCGGGTCGGCGCGATGTGTTGCATATGGGGCTGAGTAGCCCCGTGCTTACGCTTCGGTTCATTGCTAACGAGGGGCACCCGTCTGACTACACCCGTACCGATGCCTGGGTGCAACGCCTAAAAACCTGGTTCGACAAGGGCCTGCAAACCGCCTACCTGTTTGTGCACGGCGGTGGTGACAACGATACCGCCCCCGAGCTGATCCGGTACTGGGTGCGGCAACTTAACGAATGTTGCGGGCTGAACCTCCGCGAGCCCCAAATTCAGCCGCAACTGGTACAGGGGAGTTTGTTTTAG
- a CDS encoding valine--tRNA ligase: MIAKTYNPRDVEEKWYQYWIDNQLFKSVPDEREPYTIVIPPPNVTGVLHMGHMLNNTIQDVLIRKARMEGKNACWVPGTDHASIATEAKVVNMLKEQGIKKTDLTRDEFLRYAWEWKEKYGGIILKQLRKLGASCDWDRTRFTMEPDLYDSVIDVFIDLYQKGKIYRGVRMVNWDPQGLTAVSDEEVIMKEIQQKLVYIKYEVKGEGKMEKGSEGPSSTFITIATVRPETIMADSAICVNPNDERYRHLIGKQALIPLINRPIPIIADEYVTMDFGTGCLKVTPAHDPNDYELGIKHKLPVIDILNDNGTLNEKAQILVGKDRFAARKEIIALLEEAGHLEKTEEYKSNVGYSERTNAVIEPKLSLQWFLKMDQIAKPALENVMNDTIQLVPPKFKNMYRAWMENPHDWCISRQLWWGQQIPAFYLKDGTIIVAKNKREALRKAQREYQLFALTEQDLTQDEDVLDTWFSSWLWPITVFNGLKEPNNAEINYYYPTNDLVTGFDIIFFWVARMIMAGYEYRQERPFRNVYFTGMVRDKQGRKMSKQLGNSPDPLDLIEVFGADGVRTGMLFSSAAGNDLLFDEKLCEQGRNFNNKIWNAFRLVKGWTVDNEQRTTNNEQRSDALMAIQWFGARLNATLTEVEDHFSKFRISDALQSIYKLIWDDFCSQYLEMIKPAYDQEANGSLPIDAATYEATVGFFEQLLQLAHPFMPFITEEIWQQLGERETGASICVAPYPKAGEVDAQIIADFAILTEAVSTIRNLRSSKGLSPRIELPLAIRTETPDRYRPLEGLFAKLANVVDIQYVTEKAPGTPFLIKSDEFFVNVAGEVDEEAELAEARKELEYLTGFRDSVQKKLANEKFVANAKPDVVERERQKLADAEAKIKALEERVK, encoded by the coding sequence ATGATCGCTAAAACGTATAATCCCAGAGACGTCGAAGAAAAGTGGTACCAATACTGGATCGACAACCAGCTGTTCAAGTCGGTTCCTGATGAGCGGGAGCCGTACACCATCGTGATTCCGCCCCCCAACGTGACGGGCGTGCTTCACATGGGCCACATGCTCAACAATACGATTCAGGATGTGCTGATTCGGAAAGCCCGCATGGAAGGCAAAAACGCCTGCTGGGTGCCCGGCACCGACCACGCCAGTATTGCCACCGAAGCGAAGGTGGTGAACATGCTCAAAGAACAGGGCATCAAGAAAACCGACCTTACCCGCGACGAGTTTCTGCGCTATGCCTGGGAATGGAAAGAGAAATACGGCGGCATTATTCTGAAACAGCTGCGCAAGCTGGGCGCATCCTGCGACTGGGACCGGACGCGCTTCACGATGGAGCCCGACCTGTACGACTCGGTCATTGATGTATTTATCGACCTCTACCAGAAAGGCAAAATTTACCGGGGCGTCCGGATGGTGAACTGGGACCCACAAGGGCTCACGGCCGTATCCGACGAGGAGGTAATCATGAAGGAAATCCAGCAGAAGCTGGTGTACATTAAATATGAGGTAAAAGGAGAAGGGAAAATGGAAAAAGGGAGCGAAGGCCCTTCTTCTACCTTCATCACCATCGCTACGGTTCGGCCGGAGACCATCATGGCTGATTCGGCGATCTGTGTGAACCCGAACGACGAACGCTACCGGCACCTGATTGGCAAACAGGCCCTGATTCCGCTCATCAACCGGCCCATCCCGATTATTGCCGATGAGTACGTGACGATGGACTTCGGAACGGGTTGCCTCAAGGTTACGCCCGCCCACGACCCCAACGATTATGAGTTGGGGATTAAGCACAAACTGCCCGTCATCGACATTCTGAACGACAACGGCACGCTGAACGAAAAAGCGCAGATTCTGGTCGGGAAAGATCGGTTTGCGGCCCGCAAAGAGATTATCGCGTTGCTGGAAGAAGCGGGGCACCTCGAAAAGACCGAAGAATACAAGTCGAACGTAGGGTACTCGGAGCGGACCAACGCCGTGATTGAGCCGAAGCTGTCGTTGCAGTGGTTCCTGAAAATGGATCAGATTGCGAAGCCCGCCCTCGAAAACGTGATGAACGACACGATTCAGCTGGTACCGCCCAAGTTCAAAAATATGTACCGGGCCTGGATGGAAAACCCGCACGACTGGTGCATTAGCCGCCAACTGTGGTGGGGACAACAGATTCCGGCGTTTTACCTGAAAGACGGCACCATTATCGTGGCCAAAAACAAGCGCGAGGCTCTGCGCAAAGCGCAGCGCGAGTATCAGCTGTTTGCCCTTACTGAGCAGGACCTGACGCAGGACGAAGACGTACTCGATACCTGGTTCTCGTCGTGGCTGTGGCCCATCACGGTGTTCAACGGCCTGAAAGAGCCAAACAACGCCGAAATCAACTACTACTACCCAACTAACGACCTCGTTACGGGCTTCGACATTATTTTCTTCTGGGTTGCCCGCATGATCATGGCTGGGTACGAGTACCGGCAGGAGCGTCCGTTCCGCAACGTGTATTTCACGGGGATGGTACGCGACAAGCAGGGCCGCAAAATGTCGAAACAACTGGGCAACAGCCCCGACCCGCTCGACCTGATCGAAGTATTCGGGGCCGACGGCGTCCGGACGGGGATGCTCTTCAGCTCGGCGGCCGGCAACGACCTGTTGTTCGACGAAAAACTGTGCGAGCAGGGCCGGAACTTCAACAACAAAATCTGGAACGCCTTCCGGTTGGTGAAGGGATGGACGGTTGACAACGAACAACGGACAACGAACAACGAGCAACGGTCCGACGCACTGATGGCAATTCAGTGGTTTGGGGCACGGCTGAATGCGACGCTGACTGAGGTGGAAGACCATTTCAGCAAGTTCCGGATTTCGGACGCTCTGCAAAGCATTTACAAGCTCATTTGGGACGATTTCTGCTCGCAGTACCTCGAAATGATTAAGCCAGCCTACGATCAGGAGGCCAATGGGTCGCTGCCGATTGATGCGGCTACCTACGAGGCTACGGTCGGGTTCTTCGAGCAACTGTTGCAGTTGGCGCATCCGTTTATGCCGTTCATTACGGAAGAAATCTGGCAGCAACTGGGTGAGCGCGAAACCGGTGCCAGCATTTGCGTGGCTCCATACCCGAAAGCCGGTGAGGTAGACGCGCAAATCATCGCTGATTTTGCCATTCTGACCGAGGCCGTCAGCACAATCCGCAACCTGCGCTCCTCGAAAGGGTTGTCGCCCCGGATCGAGCTGCCGTTGGCCATCCGGACCGAAACCCCCGACCGCTACCGGCCGCTCGAAGGGCTGTTTGCGAAGCTGGCCAACGTGGTCGATATTCAGTACGTGACCGAAAAAGCCCCCGGAACGCCCTTCCTGATTAAGTCCGACGAATTTTTTGTGAACGTAGCGGGCGAGGTAGACGAGGAAGCCGAACTGGCCGAAGCGCGCAAGGAGCTGGAATACCTCACCGGTTTCCGCGATTCGGTACAGAAAAAACTCGCCAACGAGAAGTTTGTAGCCAACGCCAAGCCCGACGTGGTGGAGCGCGAACGCCAGAAACTGGCCGATGCCGAAGCCAAAATCAAGGCGCTGGAAGAGCGGGTTAAATAA
- the prmA gene encoding 50S ribosomal protein L11 methyltransferase, translating into MNYTELKLTLSPDYADILTAELAELGFESFVETDEGLNAYIIEPDFDEAAVQEVIDRYALQTAIVYEVTSLEKRNWNAEWEQSYQPIEVGQAVRVRASFHEPDPAFQFDLVINPKMSFGTGHHETTAMMLEHQLSIDHAGKSVLDVGSGTGILAILAARMGAAPVVAFDIEEWAVENAQENAALNDCAAIRVFQGTIADVDTADRYDIVLANINRNVLLTEIPTYAALMNPGGCLLVSGFYEHDAADIDAKAREAGLRSVGRKTQNGWCSLVFANPA; encoded by the coding sequence ATGAATTATACCGAACTAAAATTAACCCTCTCACCCGACTACGCCGATATCCTCACAGCCGAGCTGGCCGAGCTGGGTTTTGAGTCGTTTGTGGAAACCGACGAGGGCCTCAATGCGTACATCATTGAGCCCGATTTCGACGAGGCTGCCGTGCAGGAAGTTATTGACCGCTACGCGCTGCAAACCGCAATAGTCTATGAGGTTACATCGTTAGAAAAGCGTAACTGGAATGCCGAATGGGAGCAGAGTTATCAGCCGATTGAAGTAGGTCAGGCGGTGCGGGTGCGGGCGTCGTTTCACGAACCCGACCCGGCTTTCCAATTCGATCTGGTCATCAATCCGAAAATGTCGTTCGGAACGGGGCACCACGAAACCACCGCCATGATGCTCGAACACCAGCTGAGCATCGACCATGCAGGCAAATCGGTGCTCGACGTGGGTAGCGGCACCGGAATTCTGGCAATTCTGGCTGCCCGCATGGGAGCCGCGCCCGTAGTTGCGTTCGATATTGAAGAGTGGGCCGTAGAAAACGCGCAGGAAAACGCTGCTCTGAACGATTGCGCAGCCATCCGGGTGTTTCAGGGCACCATTGCCGATGTTGATACCGCCGACCGGTACGATATTGTGCTGGCGAACATCAACCGCAACGTGCTACTGACCGAAATCCCGACGTATGCGGCCCTGATGAATCCCGGCGGCTGCTTACTGGTGAGCGGCTTCTACGAGCACGATGCCGCCGATATCGACGCTAAGGCGCGGGAAGCGGGCTTGCGTTCGGTTGGCCGAAAAACACAGAATGGGTGGTGCTCGTTGGTTTTTGCCAACCCCGCCTAA